A single window of Prionailurus viverrinus isolate Anna chromosome F1, UM_Priviv_1.0, whole genome shotgun sequence DNA harbors:
- the METTL13 gene encoding eEF1A lysine and N-terminal methyltransferase gives MNLLPKSSKEFGSVDYWEKFFQQRGKKAFEWYGTYLELCGVLHKYIKPREKVLVIGCGNSELSEQLYDVGYQDIVNIDISEVVIKQMKERNASRRPQMSFLKMDMTQMEFADASFQVVLDKGTLDAVLTDEEEKTLQQVDRMLAEVGRVLQVGGRYLCISLAQAHVLKKAVGHFSREGWMVRVHQVASSQDQVLEAEPRFSLPVFAFIMTKFRPGPGSALQIFELCAQEQGKPVRLESAERLAEAVRERQQYAWLCGQLYRKAGLGSVSLDLCDGDTGEPRYTLHVVDSPAVKPSRDNHFAIFIIPQGRETEWLFGMEEGRKQLAASAGFRRLITVALHRGQQYEGMDSIQAELSARVLELAPAGMPTQQQVPFLSVGGDIGVRTIQHQACSPLSGNYVVEDVQGDDKRYFRRLIFLSNRNVVQSEARLLKDVSHRAQKKRKKDRKKQRPADTPEDLPAAPGQSIDKSYLCCEHHKAMIAGLALLRSPELLLETPLALLVVGLGGGSLPLFVHDHFPKSCIDAVEIDPSMLEVATQWFGFSQSDRMKVHIADGLDYITSLAGREVRPHYSVIMFDVDSKDPTLGMSCPPPAFVDQPFLQKVKSILTPEGVFILNLVCRDLGLKDSVLTGLKAVFPLLYVRRIEGEVNEILFCQLHPEQKLSTPELLEMAQALEQTLRKPGRGWDDTYILSEMLKTVKIV, from the exons ATGAACCTCTTACCTAAGAGCTCCAAGGAGTTTGGCTCCGTGGACTATTGGGAGAAGTTCTTTCAGCAGCGAGGAAAGAAAGCTTTCGAGTGGTACGGAACCTACCTGGAACTGTGCGGCGTGCTGCACAAATACATCAAACCCAGGGAGAAG GTGCTGGTGATTGGGTGCGGTAACTCAGAGCTAAGCGAACAGCTGTATGATGTGGGCTATCAGGATATAGTGAACATTGACATCAGTGAGGTGGTCATCAAGCAGATGAAGGAACGCAATGCCAGCCGCCGGCCCCAGATGAGCTTCTTGAAGATGGACATGACCCAGATGGAGTTTGCCGACGCTTCGTTCCAGGTGGTGTTGGACAAGGGCACCCTGGACGCTGTGCTGACAGATGAGGAGGAGAAGACCCTGCAACAAGTGGACAGGATGCTGGCTGAGGTTGGCCGTGTCCTGCAGGTGGGCGGTCGCTACCTCTGCATCTCCCTGGCTCAGGCTCACGTCCTGAAGAAAGCAGTGGGTCACTTCTCTCGGGAGGGGTGGATGGTGAGGGTGCACCAGGTGGCCAGCAGCCAGGACCAGGTGTTGGAAGCAGAGCCTCGGTTCTCCTTGCCTGTGTTTGCCTTCATCATGACCAAGTTCAGGCCGGGCCCTGGCTCTGCCCTTCAGAtctttgagctctgtgctcagGAGCAGGGCAAGCCTGTGCGGCTGGAGAGTGCCGAGCGGCTGGCCGAGGCGGTGCGGGAGCGGCAGCAGTATGCCTGGCTGTGCGGCCAGCTGTACCGCAAGGCCGGGCTGGGGAGTGTCTCTCTGGACTTGTGCGATGGGGACACAGGGGAGCCACGCTACACCCTCCACGTGGTGGACAGCCCCGCTGTGAAACCATCGCGGGACAatcattttgccattttcatcA TCCCCCAGGGTCGCGAGACCGAGTGGCTCTTTGGCATGGAGGAGGGTCGGAAGCAGCTGGCAGCCAGCGCAGGCTTCAGGAGGCTGATCACAGTGGCCCTTCACCGAGGTCAGCAGTACGAAGGCATGGACAGCATCCAGGCCGAGCTGTCAGCCAGAGTCCTGGAGCTGGCCCCTGCCGGGATGCCCACCCAGCAGCAG GTGCCCTTTCTGTCTGTGGGTGGGGACATTGGGGTCCGGACCATTCAGCACCAAGCCTGCAGTCCCTTGAGTGGCAACTATGTCGTCGAGGATGTGCAGGGGGATGACAAACGCTACTTCCGGCGGCTGATCTTCCTCAGCAACAGGAATGTGGTGCAGTCAGAAGCTAGGTTGCTGAAGGATGTGTCCCACAGAG CCCAGAAGAAACGGAAAAAGGACAGGAAGAAGCAGCGGCCTGCTGACACTCCGGAGGACCTGCCTGCAGCCCCGGGGCAGTCCATTGACAAGAGTTACTTGTGCTGTGAACACCACAAAGCAATGATTGCTGGCCTTGCCCTGCTGAGAAGCCCGGAGCTGCTCCTAG AGACCCCACTGGCATTGTTGGTGGTAGGCCTGGGCGGGGGCAGCCTCCCCCTGTTTGTCCACGATCATTTCCCGAAGTCCTGCATTGATGCTGTGGAGATCGACCCCTCCATGTTGGAAGTGGCCACCCAGTGGTTTGGCTTCTCCCAGAGCGACCGGATGAAGGTCCACATTGCAGATGGCCTGGACTATATTACCAGCCTGGCAGGAAGAGAAG TGCGGCCCCACTACAGCGTCATCATGTTTGACGTAGACAGTAAGGACCCAACACTGGGGATGAGTTGTCCGCCGCCGGCTTTTGTGGACCAGCCTTTCCTGCAGAAGGTCAAAAGCATCTTGACTCCTGAAG GTGTCTTTATCCTCAACCTTGTGTGCCGAGACTTGGGGCTGAAGGACTCAGTGCTGACCGGGCTCAAGGCCGTGTTCCCTCTCCTGTATGTCCGGCGAATTGAAGGTGAAGTAAACGAGATCCTGTTCTGTCAGCTGCACCCGGAGCAGAAACTTTCCACGCCAGAGCTCTTGGAAATGGCCCAGGCCTTGGAGCAGACCCTGCGGAagcctgggagggggtgggatgaCACCTACATACTGTCAGAGATGCTCAAGACTGTGAAGATCGTGTGA